The following proteins are co-located in the Paenibacillus sp. JNUCC32 genome:
- a CDS encoding AraC family transcriptional regulator yields MDWLMRMNRALDYIEMNLSDEIELAEVARKACCSSHQFQRMFSFITNVTLAEYIRRRRLTLAAFELQNSDAKVIDIALKYGYESPVSFSRAFHMLHGVNPAIARQEGTALKAYPRISFLISIKGAEAMNYRIETKEALQIFGIERVFPINGDGESVASPAEFWKESHANGEVERLAVHAGDLPSFLNKDLYKVHAVCSYRKTENDSFPYMLCAFKSDSSNANGYTNITIPAHTWAVFSSDPFTWDSFDEIIETLYRRFFSEWLPTAGYEQVDGMEFEIYGGRDGLNYVELWFAVRKIALI; encoded by the coding sequence ATGGATTGGCTTATGAGGATGAATCGGGCATTAGATTACATCGAGATGAATTTATCCGATGAAATTGAGTTGGCTGAAGTGGCTCGTAAAGCTTGCTGTTCGTCACATCAGTTTCAGAGAATGTTCTCGTTCATAACGAATGTGACACTTGCGGAATATATTCGGCGAAGACGTCTCACCCTTGCGGCTTTTGAATTGCAGAATAGCGACGCCAAAGTCATTGATATTGCCCTGAAATACGGTTATGAATCACCGGTTTCTTTTTCGCGGGCTTTTCACATGCTGCATGGTGTCAATCCAGCAATAGCTCGTCAAGAAGGGACCGCTCTAAAGGCCTATCCTCGGATTTCCTTCCTCATTTCAATCAAAGGGGCAGAGGCTATGAATTATCGTATTGAAACGAAGGAAGCCTTACAGATCTTTGGAATCGAAAGAGTGTTTCCAATAAACGGAGATGGCGAATCGGTGGCTTCGCCCGCAGAATTCTGGAAGGAAAGCCATGCTAATGGCGAGGTTGAAAGACTTGCTGTCCATGCAGGCGATTTGCCTTCTTTTTTAAACAAGGATTTATATAAAGTACATGCGGTTTGCAGTTACAGAAAAACGGAAAATGACTCTTTTCCGTACATGTTGTGCGCTTTTAAAAGTGACTCCAGTAATGCAAACGGATACACGAACATAACGATACCCGCGCATACTTGGGCTGTTTTTTCGTCGGATCCATTCACATGGGACAGCTTTGATGAGATCATCGAGACGTTATATCGACGATTCTTCTCTGAGTGGCTTCCTACGGCGGGATATGAACAAGTCGATGGAATGGAATTTGAAATCTACGGCGGCAGAGACGGTCTTAATTACGTTGAACTATGGTTCGCCGTAAGGAAGATAGCTTTAATTTAA
- a CDS encoding heavy metal translocating P-type ATPase, which yields MKLEQLQVSGMTCAACATRIEKALRKEKGVQAVHVSLALSRATVHYEPREIGMQAITAKIAKLGYKATGKLSHPQAGIEAETRAYRTRFAIAACLSIPLLWAMLAHMFVWFQPWTPNLFMEPMFQFLIATFLQFGVGYPFYYGAYQAFIHRSANMDTLVAISTSVAYFYSHYAMFHAAHDTSHPTLYFDTIAMIMTVVLLGKWLETIAKGKALKQLSALYSLQVKLVRVLRQHGEEWITADQAQTGDRIVVKSGEWISVDGVVHSGTADADESMMTGESTAVTKCSGDRVYAGTRCLVGSLHIMVDKKHKETRLSQMIALIEAAQQSKPAIQRTVDRIAAVFVPVMLGCAAITFAGWLLFSHGPDLSETAMRHALSVLLVACPCALGLATPISILIATGSSAQKGILFKEARSLERLRQIDVVLLDKTGTLTEGLPQLVAIQAAGQRDADVLRLTSALASLSMHPLAQAIVKAAKDQQVPIPEAASFHERPGKGMEGDVEGNNVCVGNRKWLEEMGIRFSENKRFGFHQEAASGHIRLYIAVNGTCIGTFDMADKLRRDARGVVQELKQKAEVWMVTGDEERTALTVAAATGIELVRAGMLPEQKLAFIRELQQQGRSVAMVGDGINDAAALAAADVGIAMGGGTDAAKQAGDVVLIGSRLSRIPEAYTWSRYTMRNVHQNLLFALLYNVLTVPLAAFGYLDPRIACIGMAASSLLVVGNSLRLQLWGKRGARAWP from the coding sequence ATGAAACTGGAGCAACTACAAGTAAGTGGTATGACATGCGCGGCTTGCGCAACCCGAATCGAAAAAGCGCTTCGCAAGGAGAAGGGGGTTCAAGCTGTTCATGTCAGTTTGGCTTTGTCTCGGGCTACCGTTCACTACGAACCGAGGGAAATTGGAATGCAGGCGATCACCGCCAAAATTGCTAAGCTCGGCTATAAGGCAACGGGCAAGCTCTCGCATCCCCAAGCAGGAATAGAAGCCGAAACTCGCGCCTATCGCACCCGGTTCGCGATCGCTGCGTGTTTGTCCATTCCGCTTTTGTGGGCGATGCTGGCCCATATGTTCGTGTGGTTTCAACCATGGACGCCGAATTTATTCATGGAGCCCATGTTTCAATTCCTGATTGCGACGTTTCTTCAGTTTGGCGTGGGCTATCCATTTTATTACGGCGCTTATCAAGCCTTCATCCATCGCAGCGCAAACATGGATACCTTGGTTGCCATCAGCACGTCCGTTGCTTACTTCTACAGCCACTACGCGATGTTTCATGCCGCACACGATACCTCTCACCCCACCCTGTATTTCGATACGATTGCCATGATTATGACCGTGGTTTTGTTAGGCAAGTGGCTGGAGACCATTGCCAAGGGAAAAGCGCTGAAACAACTGAGTGCCTTATATTCGCTTCAGGTGAAGCTGGTGCGGGTGTTGCGACAGCATGGCGAAGAATGGATTACGGCAGATCAGGCACAAACAGGGGACCGCATTGTGGTGAAGAGCGGAGAATGGATATCCGTTGACGGTGTGGTTCATTCGGGAACGGCGGATGCGGATGAATCGATGATGACAGGCGAAAGCACGGCGGTGACCAAATGCAGCGGAGACCGCGTATATGCCGGAACCCGTTGTTTGGTCGGGAGTCTGCATATCATGGTCGATAAGAAGCATAAGGAAACCCGACTTTCCCAGATGATTGCACTGATCGAAGCCGCGCAGCAGAGCAAACCGGCCATTCAAAGAACGGTTGACCGCATTGCGGCGGTTTTTGTACCGGTTATGCTGGGCTGTGCGGCGATAACATTTGCAGGATGGCTATTGTTTTCCCATGGCCCTGATCTCTCTGAAACCGCAATGCGTCACGCGTTATCTGTTTTACTGGTCGCTTGCCCCTGTGCGCTTGGACTGGCAACCCCGATTTCCATCCTGATTGCAACCGGATCATCTGCCCAAAAGGGCATTTTGTTCAAAGAGGCGCGCTCCCTGGAAAGGCTGCGGCAAATCGATGTCGTATTGCTGGATAAGACGGGAACGCTGACCGAAGGCTTGCCGCAGCTTGTTGCCATCCAAGCGGCTGGACAACGTGACGCAGACGTACTTCGCCTGACCTCGGCTCTAGCTTCTCTGTCCATGCATCCACTGGCGCAAGCCATTGTGAAAGCGGCGAAAGACCAACAGGTCCCCATTCCGGAAGCAGCCTCGTTCCACGAACGGCCGGGAAAGGGAATGGAAGGCGATGTGGAAGGAAACAACGTATGCGTGGGGAACCGGAAATGGCTGGAGGAAATGGGCATACGCTTTTCGGAGAATAAAAGGTTTGGATTTCATCAGGAAGCGGCCTCCGGTCATATAAGACTTTATATAGCCGTGAACGGGACGTGTATCGGTACGTTTGATATGGCTGACAAACTCAGGCGGGATGCGCGAGGCGTCGTACAAGAGCTGAAGCAAAAAGCCGAAGTGTGGATGGTAACTGGCGATGAGGAGCGAACGGCGCTGACCGTGGCTGCCGCGACAGGCATTGAGCTGGTACGCGCCGGCATGCTTCCTGAACAGAAGCTTGCGTTCATACGCGAGCTTCAGCAGCAAGGTCGTTCCGTGGCCATGGTCGGCGACGGCATTAATGATGCGGCTGCGCTGGCCGCCGCCGATGTCGGCATCGCCATGGGCGGTGGAACGGATGCAGCCAAACAGGCAGGAGACGTCGTCCTGATCGGAAGCAGGCTATCCCGAATTCCGGAAGCCTACACCTGGAGTCGTTATACGATGCGGAATGTTCATCAGAATCTACTCTTTGCACTATTATATAACGTCCTGACCGTACCTTTGGCTGCATTCGGTTATTTGGACCCGCGCATTGCATGTATTGGAATGGCGGCAAGCTCGCTGCTGGTTGTCGGCAACTCGCTGCGGCTCCAACTGTGGGGAAAACGGGGGGCGAGAGCATGGCCTTGA
- a CDS encoding sulfite exporter TauE/SafE family protein produces the protein MALTGSGLPLVALAGLMGAPHCLVMCGGIVSSLALGNQGSPLKSVLAYNAGRVITYTAIGGFMGVVGSFLDVAGSFVGFQGAASIIGGMLILLWTIRRYTLPIYNAHLPRHPFFQAKLARLGQRYEMLATFLTGILLGFLPCGLTYAMQMNAAASGSGLEGIMIMLVFGLATFPILFVVAMSAGSLTKKWRRGMRKFGGFLAFLMGILSILKGLSANGWIPGIHPWLW, from the coding sequence ATGGCCTTGACCGGAAGCGGATTACCGTTAGTGGCATTGGCGGGATTAATGGGTGCGCCGCATTGTCTGGTCATGTGCGGGGGAATCGTTTCTTCTCTGGCACTTGGAAACCAAGGCTCTCCGCTGAAATCCGTATTGGCCTACAATGCGGGCAGAGTTATCACCTATACGGCCATTGGCGGTTTTATGGGAGTGGTGGGCTCCTTCCTGGATGTGGCCGGCAGCTTTGTCGGTTTCCAAGGAGCAGCCAGCATCATTGGAGGAATGCTCATTCTGCTCTGGACCATTCGCCGCTACACATTGCCCATATATAACGCTCATCTGCCGAGACATCCATTTTTTCAAGCGAAACTGGCACGGCTTGGTCAGCGTTATGAGATGCTTGCGACTTTTTTAACCGGCATTCTGCTTGGGTTTCTTCCATGCGGCTTAACCTATGCGATGCAGATGAATGCAGCGGCATCCGGTTCCGGCCTGGAAGGTATTATGATTATGCTGGTGTTTGGACTTGCGACATTTCCGATCCTGTTCGTGGTGGCGATGTCTGCCGGCAGCCTGACGAAAAAATGGCGCAGGGGCATGCGGAAATTCGGCGGATTTCTAGCTTTTCTGATGGGAATCCTGTCTATTTTAAAAGGACTAAGCGCCAATGGATGGATACCGGGCATTCACCCGTGGTTATGGTAA
- a CDS encoding FixH family protein, which yields MKTRWGIALLICTIAAILMFRQVQDRTPTEDLYTDGQLRMEIQTVSSAAEPMQETVFELFVTELPEKPITDADIELHIAMPDMFCGVFPAEVVESKPGVYSATAIPVMQGLWEAEAVLRWEDRHVEVRTLFKVR from the coding sequence ATGAAGACCAGATGGGGGATAGCTCTGCTGATCTGCACGATCGCGGCCATCCTGATGTTTCGACAGGTTCAGGATCGTACTCCAACGGAGGATCTTTATACCGATGGACAGCTGCGTATGGAAATACAAACCGTTTCGTCTGCTGCTGAACCCATGCAGGAAACCGTTTTTGAGCTCTTCGTGACCGAGCTTCCCGAGAAGCCGATTACCGATGCTGACATTGAACTTCACATCGCGATGCCGGATATGTTTTGCGGCGTGTTCCCCGCAGAGGTCGTCGAATCCAAGCCAGGCGTTTACAGCGCGACGGCAATCCCTGTGATGCAAGGCCTCTGGGAAGCCGAAGCCGTTCTACGTTGGGAAGATCGCCATGTCGAAGTAAGGACGTTGTTCAAAGTTCGCTGA
- a CDS encoding disulfide oxidoreductase: protein MNKTGVWLFFAWTVATVATSGSLFLSEVWHFTPCVLCWYQRIFMYPLVIVLGIAAYRQKTDIVPYILPLVLIGGGISTYHIVIQKLPHDLSAAACGPVSCKDDYLNWFGWLTIPMLALAAFILITFALLQAKRSQKQEAAQA, encoded by the coding sequence ATGAACAAAACCGGAGTCTGGTTGTTTTTTGCATGGACGGTCGCCACAGTGGCCACTAGCGGAAGTTTGTTTCTAAGTGAAGTTTGGCATTTTACGCCTTGCGTCTTATGCTGGTACCAAAGGATTTTCATGTATCCGTTAGTCATTGTGCTGGGAATCGCAGCGTACCGGCAAAAGACAGATATCGTCCCGTACATCCTGCCACTGGTTCTCATTGGGGGAGGGATATCGACTTACCATATCGTCATCCAAAAACTTCCGCACGATCTGAGCGCGGCGGCATGCGGGCCGGTGTCCTGTAAGGACGACTACTTGAATTGGTTCGGTTGGTTGACCATCCCGATGCTGGCACTCGCAGCATTTATACTCATAACCTTTGCATTGTTACAGGCTAAGCGCTCGCAGAAACAAGAAGCCGCTCAAGCATGA
- a CDS encoding cytochrome ubiquinol oxidase subunit I, with protein MVVDTVLWSRWLTGLTLAFHVIFATVGVGVPLMIAIAEFVGIRKKDAHYILMAKRWTRGFVISVAVGVVTGTAIALQLALVWPNFMQLAGNVIALPLFMEVFAFFFEAIFLGIYLYTWDRFRNPYVHWLLTLPIVAGASMSAFFITSVNGFMNQPEGFVMEAGHFTAVNPLQAMFNAATPSKVFHVLSSAYLTGAALLAGIAAYIILRKGASAYYKKALKLMMGAVLVFSMLTTIAGDMSAKFLAEHQPEKLAAAEWHFETERGADLILLGWLNAEQKVMGALHIPKALSFLAFGDFNAEVKGLEEFPLDERPPLLVHYLFDMMAGIGFVMLGVAFLYFLFVMWKKRNELNKWLLRAIVLSAPLAFLGVELGWFYAEVGRQPWIIRGYMRVEEAATSSPNVRVLFFLFLLLYIVLGVMCIFVLRRLFRNKPAEAELEELSKEKQIHSMEKG; from the coding sequence ATGGTCGTAGATACGGTGCTGTGGAGCAGATGGTTAACAGGGTTAACCTTGGCATTTCATGTCATATTCGCCACGGTCGGCGTCGGTGTTCCATTAATGATTGCAATTGCCGAATTCGTCGGCATACGAAAGAAGGATGCGCACTACATTCTGATGGCCAAGAGATGGACGAGAGGATTTGTCATTTCCGTGGCCGTCGGCGTTGTAACCGGAACGGCGATTGCCCTGCAGCTGGCATTGGTATGGCCGAACTTTATGCAGTTGGCAGGAAACGTGATCGCTCTTCCATTATTCATGGAGGTTTTTGCTTTCTTTTTTGAAGCCATTTTCCTCGGCATTTATTTGTACACGTGGGATCGCTTCCGCAATCCGTATGTTCACTGGCTGCTAACGTTACCCATTGTAGCTGGCGCAAGCATGTCCGCTTTTTTTATCACGTCGGTGAACGGTTTTATGAATCAGCCTGAAGGCTTTGTGATGGAAGCCGGTCACTTTACGGCGGTTAATCCGCTGCAGGCGATGTTTAATGCGGCAACGCCCTCCAAGGTGTTCCATGTATTATCCTCAGCCTACTTGACGGGGGCAGCCCTGCTGGCGGGCATTGCGGCTTATATTATCCTCAGAAAAGGAGCGTCGGCGTATTACAAAAAAGCGTTGAAGCTGATGATGGGCGCGGTGCTGGTCTTCAGTATGCTGACCACTATTGCCGGCGATATGTCCGCAAAGTTTTTGGCGGAGCATCAACCGGAGAAGCTGGCGGCCGCAGAGTGGCATTTTGAAACGGAACGCGGCGCGGATTTGATCCTGTTGGGATGGCTGAACGCCGAGCAGAAGGTCATGGGGGCTCTTCACATTCCGAAGGCGCTCAGCTTCCTGGCCTTTGGCGACTTTAATGCCGAGGTGAAGGGGCTGGAGGAGTTTCCGCTCGATGAGCGCCCTCCGCTGCTCGTGCATTATTTGTTTGATATGATGGCCGGCATCGGCTTTGTGATGCTCGGCGTTGCGTTCTTGTATTTCTTGTTCGTGATGTGGAAGAAACGGAACGAGCTCAACAAGTGGCTGCTTCGGGCCATCGTTCTTAGCGCGCCGCTGGCGTTCTTAGGGGTAGAGCTGGGCTGGTTCTATGCCGAAGTCGGTAGACAGCCGTGGATTATCCGCGGATACATGCGGGTTGAGGAAGCTGCCACCTCCTCGCCGAATGTGAGGGTTCTCTTTTTCCTTTTCCTCCTTCTGTATATCGTGCTGGGCGTCATGTGTATTTTTGTGCTGCGGCGCTTATTCCGTAACAAGCCGGCAGAAGCCGAGCTTGAAGAACTGTCCAAAGAGAAGCAAATTCATTCCATGGAAAAAGGGTGA
- a CDS encoding cytochrome d ubiquinol oxidase subunit II — protein sequence MISYELIGISVLWLFLYGYLIVASIDYGAGFFAFYARLTKQDHLLNRLISRYLSPVWEITNVFFVFFFVGIVGFFPDTAYYYGSALLVPGSIAVILLAIRGSFYAFENYGSKENIVYLFLYGATGLLIPASLSVALTLSEGGFIVEEGGAVSLEYLSLMTSPLSWSIVALAIVSVLFISGSFLSYYASRADDQPALKLMRTYALFWSMPTIIAALTAFIYLSQHNERHFQNMMDLWWLLALSVGFFMISVWLLYSGRRYGLAFICVMLQFFCAFFAYGIGQYPYILDPYITIQSGATHESMGVALVIAFIGGLCLLIPSLILVFRLFLFDADYVKGKK from the coding sequence ATGATCAGTTACGAGTTGATAGGCATTTCCGTGCTTTGGCTGTTTTTGTACGGCTATTTGATCGTGGCCTCCATCGATTACGGCGCCGGATTTTTTGCCTTCTATGCCCGCTTGACGAAGCAGGACCATCTGCTCAATCGTTTGATCTCTCGTTATTTGTCGCCGGTCTGGGAGATCACGAACGTGTTCTTTGTCTTTTTCTTCGTTGGCATCGTCGGGTTCTTTCCCGATACGGCCTATTATTATGGTTCTGCGCTGCTTGTGCCGGGAAGCATCGCCGTCATTTTGCTGGCCATTCGAGGGTCCTTTTACGCATTTGAGAACTATGGCTCCAAAGAAAACATCGTGTATCTGTTTTTATACGGGGCCACGGGATTGCTGATCCCGGCATCGTTGTCGGTGGCACTGACCCTTTCCGAGGGCGGCTTTATCGTGGAGGAAGGCGGGGCCGTTTCTTTAGAGTACTTGTCGCTGATGACAAGCCCGTTGTCGTGGAGCATCGTCGCATTGGCCATTGTATCGGTGCTGTTTATCAGTGGTTCGTTCCTGTCTTATTACGCTTCCCGGGCGGACGACCAGCCTGCGCTCAAGCTGATGCGGACTTATGCCCTGTTCTGGAGCATGCCAACCATCATTGCCGCGCTAACGGCATTCATTTATCTCTCTCAGCATAATGAGCGGCATTTTCAAAACATGATGGACTTATGGTGGCTGCTGGCGCTTTCCGTTGGTTTTTTCATGATATCCGTATGGCTTCTGTACAGCGGGCGGCGCTACGGACTAGCCTTTATTTGCGTGATGCTTCAGTTTTTCTGTGCCTTTTTTGCTTACGGCATCGGACAATATCCGTATATTCTGGATCCGTATATCACCATTCAAAGCGGTGCCACGCACGAGTCGATGGGCGTTGCGCTGGTGATCGCCTTTATCGGCGGACTGTGTCTGCTGATTCCGTCCCTTATCCTGGTCTTCAGGCTATTCTTGTTTGATGCGGATTATGTAAAAGGCAAAAAATAA
- the cydD gene encoding thiol reductant ABC exporter subunit CydD — MKKKTGLISQQMSAQRRPLVLMGGVSLALGAAIVGQAVLLAESVEKIFVQRASLSSVAVILVILLGVMAARTLLSYGNGRIGLQMAARAKTDMRAAVLRKLTKASMPMALRGQTGGKVSVALDAVDEADSYFSQYVPRMMEAAIIPILILAVVFTQHMNSGFIMLVTAPFIPIFMVLVGLKTKNKSEEKFAQLAEFSGTFLDSLQGLVSLKLFGRARHHQQDIERSSLGYRDATMDILRIAFTNTFMLESIVMLGIGIVALELALQLLVFKSLSFHTAFLILLLVPEFYSLLKNTGTAFHGGRTSMGAIRKVEEMLEETQDEEALSTRREGADHRDGTGELDWTIALDKPGTAGGGFIQMPPSIELRDVRFQYAPDSFELAVGSISFEPGEHIAIVGKSGSGKTTLLHLVAGLLKPVSGEVLVNGRALNSDDEASWFDHVSYITQHPYIFAGTFAENIAIGAGRDVSRTDVEQAAEAAGLAAVAAELEHGYDTFVGEGGRGLSGGEKQRLALARAFLKRPAVILFDEPTVGLDLHTERVLQLSIAELASQATMITVAHRLYTIKDADKILFMDNGALLGCGRHEELLARLPQYAEMVDAHRKGRFA, encoded by the coding sequence ATGAAGAAAAAAACGGGACTGATCTCCCAGCAAATGTCCGCGCAAAGAAGACCCCTTGTTCTCATGGGTGGCGTGTCGCTTGCGCTCGGTGCCGCTATCGTGGGCCAGGCCGTGCTGCTCGCAGAATCGGTGGAGAAGATATTTGTGCAGCGTGCTTCGTTATCGTCGGTTGCCGTCATTCTTGTTATTCTGCTGGGCGTCATGGCTGCGCGTACGCTGCTGTCGTATGGCAATGGACGAATCGGTTTGCAGATGGCTGCCCGGGCCAAAACGGATATGCGAGCGGCCGTGCTGCGAAAGCTGACCAAGGCTTCCATGCCGATGGCGCTTCGCGGGCAAACAGGCGGAAAGGTGAGCGTGGCGCTGGATGCCGTGGATGAGGCGGACAGTTATTTCAGCCAGTATGTGCCGCGAATGATGGAAGCTGCCATCATTCCTATTCTGATCTTGGCCGTAGTATTTACGCAGCATATGAATTCCGGGTTCATTATGCTGGTTACCGCTCCCTTTATTCCGATATTCATGGTTTTGGTGGGGCTCAAAACGAAGAACAAATCGGAGGAGAAATTCGCGCAGTTGGCTGAATTTTCCGGCACATTTCTCGACTCTCTGCAAGGACTCGTTTCATTGAAGCTCTTCGGCCGTGCTCGCCATCATCAGCAGGACATCGAACGCAGCAGCCTGGGGTACCGGGATGCGACGATGGACATTTTGCGAATTGCGTTCACCAATACCTTCATGCTGGAATCCATCGTCATGCTGGGCATTGGCATCGTTGCGCTTGAGCTGGCGCTTCAGCTCCTGGTCTTCAAATCGCTTTCCTTCCACACCGCCTTTTTGATCCTGCTGCTGGTACCCGAGTTTTACAGTTTGTTAAAAAACACGGGAACCGCCTTTCACGGGGGCCGCACCAGTATGGGGGCGATCCGTAAGGTGGAAGAGATGCTTGAGGAAACGCAAGATGAAGAAGCGTTAAGCACTCGACGTGAGGGTGCTGATCATAGGGATGGAACAGGCGAGTTAGATTGGACGATTGCGTTGGACAAGCCAGGGACAGCCGGTGGGGGGTTCATTCAAATGCCCCCGTCCATCGAGCTGAGGGATGTCCGGTTTCAGTATGCGCCGGATTCCTTCGAGCTTGCGGTGGGTTCCATATCGTTTGAACCAGGAGAGCATATTGCGATTGTCGGTAAAAGCGGGTCCGGCAAAACAACCTTGCTGCATCTCGTGGCCGGGCTGCTGAAGCCGGTATCAGGTGAAGTGCTGGTGAACGGAAGGGCGCTTAATTCAGACGATGAGGCTTCATGGTTTGATCATGTCAGCTACATTACCCAGCATCCCTATATCTTTGCCGGCACGTTTGCCGAGAATATTGCGATTGGCGCGGGCAGGGACGTCTCTAGGACTGACGTCGAGCAGGCGGCGGAAGCTGCCGGACTTGCCGCGGTTGCGGCCGAGCTCGAGCATGGCTATGACACCTTCGTCGGCGAAGGGGGCAGGGGGTTGTCAGGCGGCGAGAAGCAGCGGCTTGCGCTGGCGCGCGCTTTTTTGAAGCGGCCTGCCGTCATTTTGTTTGATGAGCCCACGGTGGGATTGGATCTCCACACCGAACGCGTGCTGCAGCTGTCCATTGCCGAGCTTGCAAGCCAAGCGACCATGATTACCGTTGCGCACCGCTTGTATACGATAAAAGATGCCGACAAGATCCTGTTTATGGACAACGGAGCCCTGCTTGGATGCGGGCGCCATGAAGAGCTTCTTGCTCGGCTGCCGCAATACGCCGAAATGGTGGATGCCCATCGGAAAGGGAGGTTCGCATGA